The genomic window GCCACGGGCGAGCTGCACGCGATGATGCTGGACATGAAGCGGACGTTCGATGACATCGTCGTCGCGCACTCGACGCCCGAGCGGGCCGAGCAGATCCTGGCCAACCCCTTCTACCAGACCCTGTCGTCCTCGTTCTCCGGGACGCAGGAGTACATGGCGATGGAGAAGCTCGGCCAGTTGCGCGCGGCCGACACCTGGGACCTGATCATCGTCGACACGCCGCCGTCCCGGTCGGCGCTGGACTTCCTCGACGCGCCCAACCGGATGAGCCGCTTCCTCGACGGCACGATGATCCGGCTGCTCACCGCCCCCGCCCGGGCCGGCGGGCGGGCCGGGTTCAAGTTCGCCAGCGCCGGTTTCATGATCTTCACGCGGATCATCAGCAAGGTCCTCGGCGGCCAACTGCTGCGCGACATCTCCGCGTTCGTCAGCGCCCTCGACACGATGTTCGGCGGCTTCCGCGAGCGGGCCACCGCCACCTACGAGCTGCTGCGCCGGCCGGGGACGTGGTTCGTCGTCGTGGCGACGCCGGAGCCCGACGCCCTCCGCGAGGCCTCCTACTTCGTCGACCGGCTCTCCTCCGAGGGCATGCCCCTGGCCGGGCTGGTGCTCAACCGCACCCACCCGCCGGCGAGCACGCGGCTGTCGGCCACCCGGGCCGAGACCGCCGCCGAGACCGCCGCCGAGGCCGGGGACGACGACCCCGCCGCGGCCCTGGCCGCCGGCGCCCTGCGGGTGCACGCCGAGCGGATGCTCCTGGCCGCCCGCGAGCAGCGGCTGGCCGACCGGTTCACCAGCGCCCACCCCGAGGTGGGCATGCGGACCGTCCCGGCGGCCGCCGGGGACGTGCACGACCTCGACGGGCTGCGCACCATGGCCGAGGCACTCACCGGGCCCGACGGCGACACGCCGACGGGCGTCCCGCGGACCCGGGTGCTGCCCGCGCGCCGCGTCTGATCCCGGCCGGCCGCGTCGTCGCGCCCCGTACCCTTTCGGGTGATGTCTGCTGTCTCCCGCGCCCGGGTCCTGGGCAAGCTCGCCGCGTTCGTCGTGGTGGCCGGCGCACTCGTCGCCGGGATGCTGTTCCCCCTCGTCGGTGGCACCGGGCTGGCGGCACGCAACTCCGCGTCGCTGCTCGACGCGCTGCCGGTGGAGCTCACCGACGCCACCCCCGCGGGCAACTCCCGCGTGCTGGCCGCGGACGGTTCGCTGATCACGAACTTCTACGCGCACAACCGCACGGTGGTGGCCGCCGACCAGATCGCCGACGTCATGAAGCAGGCGCTGGTCGACATCGAGGACTCGCGTTTCTACGAGCACAACGGTCTCGACGTGCAGGGCACGCTGCGCGCCGCGGTGACCAACGTGGCCGCGGGCTCCGTGCAGGAGGGTGGCTCGACGATCACCCAGCAGCTGGTCAAGCAGACCCTGCTGGAGACCGCCGACAGCGCCGAGGAGCGGCAGGAGGCCATCGAGCAGGACGGCGTCGAGGGCCTGTCGCGCAAGCTGCGCGAGGCCCGGCTGGCCCTGGCGCTCGAGGAGACCTATCCCAAGGACGAGATCCTCACGCGGTACCTGAACATCGTGTACTTCGGGCAGGGCGCCTACGGCATCCAGGCCGCCGCCCAGCAGTACTTCAGCGTCAACGCCGCCGACCTGACCCTCCCCCAGGCCGCGATGCTGGCCGGGCTGGTGCAGAGCCCGACCAACGACGACCCGATCACCAACCCGGAGAACGGGCAGACCCGCCGCAACCAGGTGCTGCAGCGGATGTACGACCTCGGGCACCTCGAGGGCACGACCCCCGAGCAGCTCGCCGCCCTCATGGCCGAGCCGGTGCAGGTGGCGCCGGGCGTCAGCCCGCCCAACGGCTGCATCGACGCCGCCATCGGCGGCTTCTTCTGCGCCTTCATGCAGCAGTACCTGACCCAGACGCTCGGCATCAGCCAGGAGCTGCTGGACAACGGCGGCCTGACCATCCAGACGACCCTCGACCCGCAGCTGCAGACCCTCGGCGACCAGGCGGTGCTCAACACCCTGCCGATGGGCGACCAGCTCGCCGGCGTGTTCACCGCCCTCAAGCCGGGCACCGGCGACGTGCTGGCGATGAGCGTCAACCGGCGCTTCGGCTGCTCGGACCCCGAGTGCGAGTCCGTCGTCCTGCACACCGCGGCGAGCAAGGGCGCGGGCTCCACCTACAAGACGTTCACCGCCGCGGCGGCCCTCGAGGCCGGGATCCGCGCCAACACCGTGATCACCACCCCGGGCGACCGGTACACCTCCCGGGTGTTCCGGGGGCCGGCGTGCGGCGGCGACCGCGAGCAGTCCGACGGCATGTACTGCGTGGAGAACGTCGGCGACTACCCCGACACCCTCGACATGGTCGGGGCGCTGGTCCGCTCGTCGAACACCTACTTCGTCGCGCTGGAGGACCGCCTCGGCGGCGTGGAGGGCCCGGTGCGCATGGCCGAGCGGATGGGCCTGACCTTCGACCAGCCCACGCAGCACTCCGCCGAGGAGATCATCGACGGGAACTTCGGGTCGTTCACCCTCGGCGCCGAGGCCACCGCCCCGATGGACCTGGCCAACGCCTACGCCACCCTGGGCGCCCAGGGCACCCGGTGCACGCCGACCCCGGTCGTGCAGGTCCTCGACCGCAACGGCCAGCCCCTCACCGGCGACGACGGCCA from Geodermatophilus normandii includes these protein-coding regions:
- a CDS encoding ArsA family ATPase, which codes for MSAAEEAAPRPARTAARPAADRQAPPMDLAALIEDADTRIVVCCGSGGVGKTTTSAALALAAAEAGRRVVVLTIDPARRLAQSLGLEELDNEPRRVDVPGATGELHAMMLDMKRTFDDIVVAHSTPERAEQILANPFYQTLSSSFSGTQEYMAMEKLGQLRAADTWDLIIVDTPPSRSALDFLDAPNRMSRFLDGTMIRLLTAPARAGGRAGFKFASAGFMIFTRIISKVLGGQLLRDISAFVSALDTMFGGFRERATATYELLRRPGTWFVVVATPEPDALREASYFVDRLSSEGMPLAGLVLNRTHPPASTRLSATRAETAAETAAEAGDDDPAAALAAGALRVHAERMLLAAREQRLADRFTSAHPEVGMRTVPAAAGDVHDLDGLRTMAEALTGPDGDTPTGVPRTRVLPARRV
- a CDS encoding transglycosylase domain-containing protein, giving the protein MSAVSRARVLGKLAAFVVVAGALVAGMLFPLVGGTGLAARNSASLLDALPVELTDATPAGNSRVLAADGSLITNFYAHNRTVVAADQIADVMKQALVDIEDSRFYEHNGLDVQGTLRAAVTNVAAGSVQEGGSTITQQLVKQTLLETADSAEERQEAIEQDGVEGLSRKLREARLALALEETYPKDEILTRYLNIVYFGQGAYGIQAAAQQYFSVNAADLTLPQAAMLAGLVQSPTNDDPITNPENGQTRRNQVLQRMYDLGHLEGTTPEQLAALMAEPVQVAPGVSPPNGCIDAAIGGFFCAFMQQYLTQTLGISQELLDNGGLTIQTTLDPQLQTLGDQAVLNTLPMGDQLAGVFTALKPGTGDVLAMSVNRRFGCSDPECESVVLHTAASKGAGSTYKTFTAAAALEAGIRANTVITTPGDRYTSRVFRGPACGGDREQSDGMYCVENVGDYPDTLDMVGALVRSSNTYFVALEDRLGGVEGPVRMAERMGLTFDQPTQHSAEEIIDGNFGSFTLGAEATAPMDLANAYATLGAQGTRCTPTPVVQVLDRNGQPLTGDDGQPLVRDDNCTPESIPANVANTLANILVGDTASNVGTGQRANIPGHAIAGKTGTAQGRDSVAFVGVMPEYAASVMVFNPKEQQDVGGYGGNMPATIFADTFAPYLADKPTSAFPPADPVLMGQGSPAPQPTQPTQGAEQPDQGPADQPAPDQGTANGWPGNGGGWGGFGN